In Ruminococcaceae bacterium BL-6, a genomic segment contains:
- the rpsI gene encoding ribosomal protein S9 (Evidence 2a : Function from experimental evidences in other organisms; PubMedId : 12682299, 19653700, 22720735; Product type s : structure): MYEKAPYFYGTGRRKSSVARVRIYQGTGKVTVNDRDIDEYFGLDTLKLIVRQPLILTENNEKFDVVCRVAGGGVTGQAGAIRHGIARALLQYDSEGLRPTLKKAGLLTRDPRMKERKKYGLKAARRAPQFSKR, from the coding sequence ATGTACGAGAAAGCACCTTATTTTTACGGAACAGGCAGAAGGAAAAGCTCTGTCGCCCGCGTCAGGATCTATCAGGGAACCGGCAAGGTAACGGTCAACGACAGGGACATCGACGAGTATTTCGGCCTTGATACGCTGAAGCTGATTGTCCGCCAGCCGCTGATTCTGACGGAGAACAATGAAAAATTCGACGTCGTCTGCCGCGTTGCGGGCGGCGGGGTCACCGGCCAGGCCGGCGCGATCCGCCACGGCATCGCCCGGGCGCTTCTTCAGTATGACAGCGAGGGCCTTCGCCCCACGCTGAAAAAAGCGGGCCTTCTCACCCGCGACCCGAGGATGAAGGAGCGCAAGAAGTACGGCTTGAAAGCTGCACGCCGCGCGCCCCAGTTCTCGAAGAGATAA
- the rplM gene encoding ribosomal protein L13 (Evidence 2a : Function from experimental evidences in other organisms; PubMedId : 10781545, 12682299, 23504016, 22720735; Product type s : structure), whose amino-acid sequence MSTYMPKAGQIDRKWYVIDAAGKPLGRVAAQAAILLRGKHKPIFAPHVDCGDHVIVINCAKAILTGGKLHKKYYYRHTGYIGHLKAVRYDTLMKEDPEKAMRLAVKGMIPDSTIGRQALTRLRLFAGAEHKHAAQQPAEWAV is encoded by the coding sequence ATGTCTACTTATATGCCCAAAGCCGGCCAGATCGACCGGAAGTGGTATGTAATCGACGCCGCCGGCAAACCGCTCGGCCGCGTTGCAGCACAGGCCGCGATTTTACTGCGCGGCAAGCACAAACCGATTTTCGCCCCCCATGTCGACTGCGGCGACCATGTCATCGTCATCAACTGCGCAAAGGCCATCCTGACCGGCGGAAAGCTTCACAAGAAGTATTATTACCGCCATACCGGATACATCGGCCACCTGAAGGCAGTCCGCTATGACACGCTGATGAAAGAGGACCCGGAAAAGGCCATGCGGCTTGCCGTAAAGGGCATGATCCCGGACAGCACCATCGGCCGCCAGGCACTGACCAGACTGCGCCTGTTCGCCGGCGCGGAGCATAAGCACGCCGCACAGCAGCCCGCCGAATGGGCCGTTTGA
- a CDS encoding conserved exported protein of unknown function (Evidence 4 : Unknown function but conserved in other organisms) has product MRRAVASLFCAVSLLFAVGCSASPPEALHPAALKAEKASMLQDSGKGRELSQDEVKAIVDDLLPRGEKAVELIYGMTVQAKIPQSAPETDGADFFPVTGPSRSLSEIKKEVEAVFTPQVSGEYYRECLSSDDPVFREKDGVLQYNRNHRKYAALPEWQVDTAILMRQTVDEITVEMDVVSQGSEPVRQNLKLKKTGDRWYLDSELILS; this is encoded by the coding sequence ATGAGAAGGGCTGTGGCTTCTCTTTTTTGCGCCGTGTCGCTGCTGTTTGCGGTGGGGTGCAGCGCTTCGCCGCCCGAAGCGCTGCACCCAGCTGCCCTGAAAGCGGAAAAGGCTTCCATGCTGCAGGATTCCGGCAAAGGGAGGGAGCTTTCGCAGGATGAAGTAAAGGCCATCGTCGACGATCTTCTTCCCCGGGGCGAAAAAGCGGTGGAGCTGATTTATGGGATGACGGTGCAGGCGAAGATTCCCCAAAGTGCCCCCGAAACCGACGGAGCGGATTTTTTCCCGGTCACCGGCCCGAGCCGGTCGCTCTCCGAAATCAAAAAAGAGGTGGAGGCGGTTTTCACCCCGCAGGTCTCCGGGGAATATTACCGGGAATGCCTTTCCAGCGATGACCCCGTGTTCCGCGAAAAGGACGGGGTGCTGCAATATAACCGCAACCACCGCAAATACGCCGCGCTGCCCGAATGGCAGGTGGATACGGCGATCCTGATGCGGCAGACGGTGGATGAGATCACGGTGGAAATGGATGTGGTGAGCCAGGGTTCCGAACCGGTCCGGCAGAACCTGAAGCTGAAGAAGACAGGGGACCGGTGGTATCTGGATTCCGAACTGATCCTGTCGTAA
- a CDS encoding Biotin transporter → MKTKQIALTAMFAALTMVLGPLVVVVPFTPIPFTLALIPIYLSGALLPKHYALYSQVVYLLAGMVGLPVFSQFRSGVAVLAGPTGGYLIAYPLMAFLIAFLLEKTHSHGYAPYFLTMLCALALCYLFGSLWFMVAGHVTWAKSVTFTVIPFVIPDLLKVVFSAAAALALNRALAHAKLLPKNG, encoded by the coding sequence ATGAAAACAAAACAAATTGCTCTGACGGCGATGTTCGCCGCGCTCACCATGGTGCTGGGGCCGCTTGTGGTCGTGGTTCCTTTCACGCCGATTCCGTTTACGCTCGCGCTGATCCCGATTTATCTGAGCGGCGCGCTGCTGCCCAAGCATTACGCGCTTTACTCCCAGGTGGTTTACCTGCTGGCCGGCATGGTCGGGCTTCCGGTTTTCAGCCAGTTCCGTTCCGGGGTAGCCGTGCTCGCGGGGCCGACCGGCGGCTATCTGATCGCCTATCCCCTGATGGCTTTTCTGATTGCTTTTCTGCTGGAAAAGACCCATTCGCACGGTTATGCCCCGTACTTCCTCACCATGCTCTGCGCGCTGGCGCTGTGCTACCTGTTCGGTTCCCTCTGGTTTATGGTGGCCGGCCATGTGACATGGGCGAAATCCGTCACATTCACGGTGATTCCTTTTGTGATTCCGGATCTGCTGAAAGTCGTTTTTTCCGCCGCGGCCGCGCTCGCCCTGAACCGCGCGCTGGCGCATGCGAAGCTGCTCCCGAAAAACGGCTGA
- the aroF gene encoding Phospho-2-dehydro-3-deoxyheptonate aldolase — protein MIVVMKNDCTQQDIDQVIQVLKDHGLGANFSKGAQVTVIGVLGDKKKLGTLDLEMMDGVEKCVPIMHSYKLASHEMVPDGRKARVGDQVIGGNRLALIAGPCAVESEDQVMQTALGVKAAGAAFLRGGAYKPRTSPYAFQGLEDEGYRILRRVADATGLKVVSEVISENQLETAAKYCDMFQIGARNMQNFRLLKAVGRSGVPALLKRGIASTIEEWLDAAEYIMSEGNCNVVLCERGIRTFETATRNTLDVSAVPVVKERSCLPIIVDPSHAAGKRRYVAPLALAGIAAGADGLMIEVHPNPKAALSDAAQQLTIPDFQGLVSQIGMVAQAVGRTL, from the coding sequence ATGATTGTTGTTATGAAGAACGACTGCACACAGCAGGATATCGACCAGGTGATTCAGGTGCTGAAAGACCACGGGCTGGGCGCGAATTTTTCCAAAGGCGCTCAGGTGACGGTGATCGGCGTTTTAGGGGATAAGAAAAAGCTGGGGACGCTTGATCTGGAAATGATGGACGGCGTAGAAAAATGCGTGCCGATCATGCATTCCTACAAGCTGGCCAGCCATGAAATGGTTCCGGATGGCCGCAAGGCAAGGGTCGGCGACCAGGTGATCGGCGGAAACCGGCTGGCGCTGATCGCCGGCCCGTGCGCCGTGGAGAGCGAGGACCAGGTCATGCAGACGGCGCTGGGCGTCAAGGCGGCGGGCGCGGCATTTCTGCGCGGCGGCGCGTATAAGCCGAGGACCTCTCCGTACGCGTTTCAGGGGCTGGAGGATGAAGGGTACCGAATCCTCCGCAGGGTCGCGGATGCGACGGGCCTGAAGGTGGTCAGCGAGGTCATCAGCGAAAATCAGCTCGAAACGGCCGCGAAATACTGCGACATGTTCCAGATCGGCGCGCGCAACATGCAGAATTTCCGCTTGCTGAAGGCGGTGGGCCGTTCCGGGGTTCCGGCGCTGCTGAAGCGGGGGATCGCCTCCACGATCGAGGAGTGGCTGGATGCCGCCGAGTACATCATGAGCGAGGGGAACTGCAACGTGGTGCTGTGCGAGCGAGGCATCCGCACCTTTGAGACCGCCACGCGCAACACGCTGGATGTTTCCGCCGTGCCCGTCGTAAAGGAAAGAAGCTGCCTGCCCATTATCGTGGATCCGTCCCACGCGGCGGGAAAGCGGCGCTATGTCGCTCCCCTGGCGCTTGCGGGGATCGCCGCCGGCGCGGATGGCCTGATGATCGAGGTGCATCCCAACCCCAAAGCCGCGCTGAGCGACGCGGCCCAGCAGCTGACCATTCCGGATTTTCAGGGGTTGGTTTCGCAGATCGGCATGGTGGCCCAGGCGGTGGGCAGAACCCTGTAA
- a CDS encoding conserved membrane protein of unknown function (Evidence 4 : Unknown function but conserved in other organisms): MSALLYLVRHQLRNQLLELLHHPGKLILYLFIVLMVGISIFTGGGRNPGGTSIGFGFLPGGYFAVLLILMMMVLWSGVKSGSTFFTMPDVNFLFVSPLSSKLILGYGLVKQISSLLFLMLFLLCYTPTLTAHFPIGLGGVLLLIVGAAAVLLLAQAFSMLIYSFTNGNPGRIRAAKTALGIFAAIPVAMFLKDFMALGYSPDAAAAAGSASALQMFPVVGWVKGAVFACLSADFASAAGYAALTAGLLALSIFLLIRSNADYYEDVLQSTETMYQAKQQVKENNGYGDKRFFSQRKVRVTRTGLGHGWGADTFFYRQMCEIRRRSRFGLFGGSTLASLLAALGGAFFLNKSFASEGSPLSPDLLLAIILGIELYLMVLFFPASDWMAELRKPYIFLVPEKPFAKLVWACLPTILRPAADGLIAFAAAGIFLRAGVPITAACIVTFAGFSVLFTAAGVLFQRLFNQSPTRGLMMFAYLFTVGILMLPGLIAALTAVNGMQWPLSAAGIPMTVLNLLVSAGLIYACRNLLEVVEFHS; encoded by the coding sequence ATGAGCGCGCTTCTTTATCTGGTGCGGCATCAGCTCCGCAATCAGCTTCTGGAGTTGCTGCATCATCCCGGGAAGCTGATCCTTTATCTCTTCATCGTGCTGATGGTGGGGATCTCCATTTTTACCGGCGGAGGACGGAATCCGGGCGGAACGTCCATTGGCTTCGGGTTTTTGCCCGGCGGATATTTCGCCGTCCTTCTGATTTTGATGATGATGGTGCTCTGGTCGGGGGTCAAATCCGGCTCCACGTTTTTCACGATGCCGGATGTGAATTTCCTTTTCGTTTCTCCGCTTTCATCTAAACTGATCCTCGGCTATGGGCTGGTAAAGCAGATCTCTTCCCTTCTGTTCCTGATGCTCTTCCTGCTCTGCTATACCCCGACGCTGACCGCGCATTTCCCCATCGGCTTGGGCGGCGTGCTGCTGCTGATCGTGGGTGCCGCGGCCGTGCTGCTGCTTGCGCAGGCGTTTTCCATGCTGATTTACAGCTTTACCAACGGAAACCCCGGAAGGATCCGTGCGGCAAAAACCGCGCTCGGGATTTTCGCGGCGATACCGGTCGCGATGTTCCTGAAGGATTTTATGGCGCTCGGCTACTCTCCGGATGCGGCGGCGGCCGCCGGGAGCGCTTCGGCGCTTCAGATGTTTCCGGTTGTGGGATGGGTCAAAGGCGCTGTGTTCGCCTGCCTTTCGGCCGATTTTGCGTCTGCCGCCGGATACGCGGCGCTGACGGCGGGCCTTCTGGCCCTTTCGATTTTCCTTTTGATCAGAAGCAATGCGGATTATTACGAAGACGTTCTCCAAAGCACGGAAACCATGTATCAGGCAAAGCAGCAGGTCAAGGAAAACAACGGATACGGGGACAAACGCTTCTTCTCCCAGCGAAAGGTGCGCGTGACCCGCACGGGGCTGGGGCACGGCTGGGGCGCCGACACGTTTTTTTACCGGCAGATGTGCGAGATCCGGCGCAGGAGCCGGTTCGGGCTGTTCGGCGGATCGACGCTCGCCAGCCTTCTTGCCGCGCTTGGCGGGGCATTTTTCCTGAACAAGAGCTTTGCGTCCGAAGGGAGCCCCCTTTCGCCGGACCTTCTTCTCGCCATCATTCTGGGGATAGAACTGTATCTGATGGTGCTGTTTTTTCCGGCCAGCGACTGGATGGCGGAGCTGAGGAAGCCATACATTTTTCTGGTGCCGGAAAAGCCGTTTGCAAAGCTCGTCTGGGCGTGCCTGCCCACGATCCTGCGGCCCGCGGCCGACGGGCTGATCGCGTTCGCGGCGGCCGGGATCTTCCTGCGCGCGGGCGTGCCGATCACGGCGGCCTGCATCGTGACGTTCGCCGGGTTTTCCGTTTTGTTTACGGCGGCGGGGGTGCTGTTCCAGCGTCTGTTCAACCAATCCCCCACGCGCGGGCTGATGATGTTCGCCTATCTGTTTACGGTGGGGATTCTGATGCTGCCGGGGCTTATTGCGGCGCTGACTGCCGTTAACGGGATGCAGTGGCCGCTGTCCGCCGCCGGAATCCCGATGACCGTCCTGAACCTTCTTGTTTCCGCCGGGCTGATCTATGCCTGCCGCAACCTGCTGGAGGTGGTGGAATTTCACTCGTAA
- a CDS encoding ABC transporter, ATP-binding protein, protein MLKQKLEREMFLILVVSHLTKMYNNLRANDDVSFDVQPGEIAVLMGPNGAGKSTAIKCIAGLLRFQGNIEICGIPNKKTQARRCFGYVPELPAPFEMLTVEEHMEFTGRAYRVENWKPLSDRLLERMELSDKRGKLGKELSKGMQQKLSICCALLPSPKVVLLDEPLIGLDPHAIKELKTMLAELRAQGCALLVSTHMLDSVADFWDKALIMKNGKIAAVRQRKEIEATGENLEQLFFSITEGIPAEVQK, encoded by the coding sequence TTGTTGAAACAGAAACTCGAAAGGGAGATGTTTCTCATTTTAGTTGTTTCACATCTGACAAAAATGTACAACAATCTTCGTGCAAACGACGATGTCAGCTTTGATGTTCAGCCCGGGGAAATCGCGGTTCTGATGGGGCCGAACGGCGCGGGAAAATCGACGGCGATCAAGTGCATCGCCGGCCTTCTCCGATTTCAGGGAAACATCGAAATCTGCGGGATTCCCAATAAAAAGACCCAGGCGCGCCGGTGCTTCGGGTATGTGCCGGAGCTTCCGGCCCCGTTTGAGATGCTGACCGTGGAAGAGCACATGGAATTTACCGGCCGGGCTTACCGGGTGGAAAACTGGAAGCCGCTTTCCGACCGGCTTCTGGAGCGCATGGAGCTTTCCGACAAACGCGGCAAGCTTGGAAAAGAGCTGTCGAAGGGGATGCAGCAGAAGCTGAGCATCTGCTGCGCGCTTCTGCCGAGCCCGAAGGTCGTATTATTGGATGAACCGCTGATCGGACTTGACCCGCACGCGATCAAAGAGCTGAAAACCATGCTTGCCGAGCTGCGCGCGCAGGGCTGCGCCCTTTTGGTGAGCACGCATATGCTTGACAGCGTGGCGGATTTCTGGGACAAGGCCCTCATTATGAAAAACGGAAAGATCGCGGCCGTGCGGCAGAGGAAGGAGATCGAAGCGACCGGGGAAAATTTGGAGCAGCTCTTTTTCTCCATCACCGAAGGAATCCCCGCGGAGGTGCAGAAATGA
- a CDS encoding exported protein of unknown function (Evidence 5 : Unknown function) has translation MNRKEGLSVALAGIVFLFFMVGCQTNRSTVSDPPVPMKTVTQNSKGDFATFEFQLPEGWASAPKSPLPLTVIGYPESAVQKNFKSEEDALPFLVGISNYYYSGLALSEKDKQMYRDLFAGKTNTYEDRIRQSFARAATMLDSGSSNTEIPEVNFQYQHYDGANGKITEVQYSYQYNGKKTHIIHCYREDIPYYITGAFDDSVDLSSGEVALWVANTLKVTEHFTVDGNQIQKNSAPSNR, from the coding sequence ATGAATCGAAAAGAAGGATTATCTGTTGCACTCGCTGGAATTGTTTTCTTGTTTTTTATGGTTGGGTGCCAGACGAACAGAAGCACAGTGAGCGATCCGCCTGTTCCGATGAAAACCGTTACGCAGAACAGCAAAGGAGATTTCGCCACCTTTGAATTTCAATTGCCGGAAGGTTGGGCTTCCGCCCCGAAATCGCCTCTTCCGCTTACTGTTATCGGGTATCCCGAAAGCGCCGTTCAAAAAAACTTCAAGTCGGAGGAGGATGCTTTGCCGTTTCTGGTAGGGATCAGCAATTACTATTATTCGGGATTGGCATTATCCGAGAAAGACAAGCAAATGTATCGGGACTTGTTTGCCGGAAAAACCAACACCTACGAAGACCGGATCAGACAATCCTTTGCCCGCGCGGCAACAATGCTTGACTCGGGTTCATCCAATACCGAAATACCGGAAGTGAATTTTCAGTATCAGCATTACGACGGCGCCAATGGAAAAATAACGGAGGTTCAATATTCCTATCAATATAACGGAAAGAAAACCCATATCATTCACTGCTACCGGGAGGATATCCCTTATTACATTACCGGCGCGTTTGACGATTCGGTGGATTTGTCTTCCGGGGAGGTCGCGCTTTGGGTGGCAAACACGCTGAAGGTGACGGAGCATTTCACGGTAGACGGGAATCAAATCCAAAAGAACAGTGCACCATCCAACCGGTAA